TGGGCGTGTACCTGTGCAACCTGACGGTGGCCGACCTCTTCTATATCTGCTCGCTCCCCTTCTGGCTGCAGTACGTGCTGCAGCACGACAACTGGTCCCATGGCGATCTGTCCTGCCAGGTGTGCGGCATCCTCCTCTACGAGAACATCTACATCAGCGTGGGCTTCCTCTGCTGCATCTCCATCGACCGCTACCTGGCCGTGGCCCATCCCTTCCGCTTCCACCAGTTCCGCACCCTGAAGGCGGCCGTGGGCGTCAGCGTGCTCATCTGGGTCAAGGAGCTGCTGGCCAGCGTCTACTTCCTCACGCACAAGGAGGTCATCGAGGACCAGAACCGGCACCGTGTCTGCTTCGAGCACTACCCCCTGCAGCCATGGCAGCGTGGCATCAACTACTATCGCTTCCTGGTGGGCTTCCTCTTCCCCATCTGCCTGCTGCTGGCCTCCTACCAGGGCATCCTGAGGGCCGTGCGCCGGAGCCACGGCACCCAGAAGAGCCGCAAGGACCAGATCCAGCGGCTGGTGCTCAGCACCGTGGTCATCTTCCTGGCCTGCTTCCTGCCCTACCACGTGCTGCTGCTCGTGCGCAGCCTCTGGGAGTCCAGCTGCACGTTCGCCAAGGGCATCTTCAACGCCTAccacttctccctcctcctcaccaGCTTCAACTGCGTGGCGGACCCGGTGCTCTACTGCTTCGTCAGTGAGACCACCCACAGGGACCTGGCCCGCCTCCGCGGGGCCTgcctggccttcctcacctgctcCAGGACTGGCCGGGCCCGGGAGGCCTACCCGCTGGGCACCCCTGAGGCCTCTGGGAAACACGAGGAGCCTGAGCTGTTAACGAAGCTCCACTCGGCCTCCCAGACCCCTAACTCCTCTGGAGTGGGAGGGTCCCCCACGGGCGGGCTGGCCTAGCAGGGGTTGCCCACGTGTGGGGCACAGTGAGGCCTGAGCATGCTCACTGGCTGCCACCTGCTTTGCAGAGCGCAGGCGCCTGCCTCAGTCTGCTGGAGGGTAACGATGGGCCGGGGCTGTAGCAAGGCCTCCTGGTTCCAGGGAACCCCATCTGGCTTGCTGAACCTGATGGGGCTGCTGAGTGTGGGCATGTGCCCTGTCAGCTCATGGGTGTCATCTGCTGCCAGCTGGGCtgctggtgggaggaagacaggGAACTGTCACCTCCAGGAGATTTTCAAAGAGAAGCTGGGGTTTGGGGGTACAGCATGAGTATAAGGAGAGAGGAGGACTAAGAGATGAGACTGAGTCCTGGGAGCGCACCTGCCAGGACCTTCCAGAGCCATTGTTGTCACAGGTGATACCTGTCTGAATGCACTAGTGTTATCCGAGGAGGTGACACCCAAAACTGTATTGTCACCATTAACACTGGAGCCTCACTCCATGCAGTGGTAGGGGCATGACAGGCAGAGAGACCCCAGCTCCAGCCATGTCACAGTTTAATAGGGAGAGATGATCAGACTCCCCAAGCCCCAGGGCTAATGGAAAACAAATCCCAGAGACCCCAGGGTTCCCTGAAGCTGTGTCTGTGGTCCTTTAAAAAGCCAGTACTGAAGCTCGAGTGTCAGGAAAGAGGCCTAAAGCCACTGTGTCTAACAGAATTCCTTACACACAGATTCCtgattacttttctgtttccatcTGCCCAGAAGCACCAGACCAGAAGcctgggactgtgtgtgtgtgatgtgtatgaTCTGAGTGTTCACGGTTAAAATGCCTGGGTCTCCAAGATGCTACCTGCCAAGTCATTGAGGCTAGGGCCATGCAACTGCTGGCAGAGgtccccctgctccccagccctggccacaACCCCCCCAATCCCTGGTCCCACACAGTGTGGAGTGTCTGGCAGTCTCAGAGAGGAGCATGACGTTCTCCCCAAGTTCCTCAGAtagagcaaaacaaacaaaacagatgtATTCTCTGACATCTCTCAGCCCAAAAGGTTAAGTTCTACTAGGAACAGGAGAGGAGGTGGCCCTGGAGAATCTTGCCTCCCTTGATTCTGGCACTGTGTCTCTGCCAGAtgttcctcccctcccacctggaGAGCGAGAGTGGACCTTTGGGCCATGTGTAGCCCAAGGTATTGACCACCATCTGTTCTATCCAGCAAGGCTGGGTACAGGGCTCATCTCTCCTGCCACTTTGTGCCCAACCATGGTGAGCCCCTGCTCTGGTGAACATACCGAGGACCAGAAGAGCTTCTTAATGTTCCAGGGACCTGCCTGCACTTACAGAAATGCTGGCCTTTCAGATTTCCTGGTTGCTGACCAGGAGTCAACTCTGACTTCCCTCAAAGACCTGGGACTTAAGCTCCTCATAGCCAAGGGGCTAGGTGGGCTGAAGCCTAGGGAGggactggggtggagggagaaataCAAGCTGGCATCAGTGAACATTTCTGGAATCTGCTAAAGGGAGGGCCAGGAAGAACATCTTCAATTCTCCTCAGCTCACCCCAAGAGGTAGATTTATCCTGAATCTATTAACCCTCCTATTAGGGGTGCCCAGAGGCAGATAGCCCAGTCTATGTTCCCCAGGGAAGTGTCATCTCAGGGCTACACTTGGCTTTGACTGGGTagcccctgccccagctccctATAGAGGGCATCCCATAACCTGGGGaggttctctttccctttctggaGGAGGAAGTGACCAGGTCTGAAGGTGGCAGAAATGACCACAGCAGAGAAAAggccacccagccccagcccaggatcTTACTGGGGGTGATGGCACTAGCTGAGTCCTCCATGCTCCTCATTCCAAATTCCCCACTATTTTGACCTTAAACACAGCCATTCCCACAGGGATGGCCTGGGATGAGCTGAATGCAGTTCCATTTACTGTCAAGAGTTGTATTTTTGTATTGTCCTCTCTTTTATGCCAAGTATGTATGTGCTGGATTGTGCAATGGATTTATGTAGCCAACCTGAGTCTGCAAATAAAGCAAAGTAACCAGCCATAGCTGGGGTGTGCAGCAGTCATTATTGGGGGGGTGTGCTGTCCTCTAACACCAGAGTGAGTAGGGGTCCTTTGAAACAGCCAGTGAGGTCAGGAAGGTCCAGGGACTGACTTTCTTAGAGAAAACTCCAACAGAGTCATTAGGGGGTTTGCCCTGGATCACCCAGCAGAGGCCAGGAAGGATCAAATCTTCAAGTAAAGTCgggtcttctcttcctcctctggagATTCAGTGTCCTCAGCTCTTTAGCACATGGTAGTAAGTCTACTCTGGGATTTAACTTGGCCTTCCTTTTGAGGACAGAGCCCAGCTTTAGAGAGTAtcattctctctgtctttggaCACATGACCCCTTCTATCTGTCGATAGGATCCCCACAAGGCAGGCTTGCTCAGACCATGCCTTCCTGCATCCTGGGGGGAAGACACCAGAGCAGAAGGGCCCGTTGCCATAATCTTGGAGGGCTACATTTGTTGACCAGCTTTTTTTTAGGCTGGAGCATCTTCCTAACAGTGGCGAGCTACATGTTTATTGCTGAGGATTaacatattaaaacataaatttagttTTGGTTCACTGAATCCCTCTCTGGGTCAGATTCCTGGGGTCCTTGAGTGTTCTGGAAGAACTAATCCTTCTCCCAAACAGACTTAAGGACATCATTGGAAATTAAGAGTCCTTTCTTTCCTGAGAGAATGCTTGGAGGAAAAGGTCCATCTGGTTTATACTGAAGGTGGTAGAAGCCATTAGATTCCCTTCTTACTGCTTAGCAAGATGAAGGCTCATCTTCCTGTTTACatacactggtctgtgggttgGCCAGAAAAGAGAGGGAGGAATTATCAGCACAGAATACATCCCCATCTGCTGCTTTCCCCTGGCTGGAGTAACCAAGACAGCCAGAATCTGGTCCACTGAGTTCAAAGCCTGAAAAACCTGCTTCTCAAAACTGGTGATCCTGCAGCCTCCATTCCTGCAATTCGTCGAGCAAGACAGTGATGGTCTTTGAAGGCAATCGCCCTGGCCTTCCAATGTACCCATGGTCTAGGGAAAGGGTGGAATTTCAGTTCCATTTGCTTTGATTCAACAACTGTCAGAGGACACTGTCAAATCAGACATCAGCTAATGTGCTGCAGGGTTATGGTATCCAGTTCCCTCTCCATGAATTATCGCATGTATATCCTTCCTAAAAGACGGCCCAGTTTCTCTACAAATACCACCAATGACACCAATTCACTACTACCCAAGACAAAGCCATTCCATTGTTGGGCAGAAAAATTCAATTCTTAATGAGCCAAAAACTGGCCTTAGTTCTGGCCTCTGGTCCACATAATCCTTTAGGTACTAGTATTTAAGTAGATATCTCATAGGCTACTTCTCAGTATTAAACCTTCCAGGCTGGTATTAGACAAGGCTGGATTATACTGCAGTTATAAATATACCCCCAAATCACAGAGCCTTAAAACAAGAAAAGTTTATTCCCTGTTCATTCAAAGTCCAATGAAAGGCTGCTTTCTGGCCGGTCTTTTCCCAAGTGATAGCAGTGATTCAAGATCCTTCTATCAAGAAATTCCATCATCTTGAGGTCTTCCCCTTCCATTCACACAGGTAGGCGAAGCAGGACAAAGAGAATCTCACAGGGGGTTTATGACTGAGTCTGGAAGTGGTTGATATTCCAGCTACACTCACATTCCACTGACCAGATTCCAGTCACATGGCCAAACCCaactgcaagggagtctgggaaatgtagttttcctAGGGCAGGGGCAAGCTAAATTGGTGAGCATCCAGCTGGTCTCTGATAGACACCTCTTTAAGCCACCTTCACGTAACAGCTTTCAGGCTCTCGCTTTCCTGTACCCCATGTGAACAAAACCCACTTCTTCAACTGTGATGCTTGGGACCAAAGTAAAACTAAGTCTGACCTGCACCGAGGAGAAAGGGGCCATTTATCTCAGTGTGCTTCTGTTGATGAACTGGCTTTTCTGGCAAGGCCGTCACATCACTGACATATACTGGATTTACGTGATAAGCCACATCTCCTCTATTCTGCCTGGAGCAGTGGTCTTTTGAATCTGAAAGTTAGATTTCAGTGTGGAGCCAGAGGAACTCACAAGAAATAGGTGGCAAGTAGCAGAATGCAGTGGGCTGAACTAACATGGGGCTGGCAGTCAGCAAAGCCCAAGCAATGAGAGGCAGGAAATGACATTAGAGGAATGTTTTGCTCAGCTGAGCAATGGGGTGGTGCTTGGCCAGAGGACAGCAGGGGGCTAAGTGCTCTGAACCTCTTGGCTGGATTGCTTGCCTGAGTCCAACTTTCTGAAGGTTCTGTGGGGCATATGCACCTTGGTGGGCCTGAGGTGTCCAGCCTACCTTGCACATCCACAGAGCATGCCAGGCACTGCCTACCAGGACAGCAACCCCCAGCCCCATCCCCACCACCATTCTTGGAAGTGCCCATGGAGGCTCACATGCCCCATGAATCCACCTGGTGGACACCCCAGCCCATCCCTCACCCTGGGTCACCCCATCATTCTTGTAGGTCACCTCTTGTCCCCCCACCCATAACCAGATTTTCTAGGTCATAGTCAAGCTCACCATGCTACCTTAGATGTGGACACAGGTCCTTCCTAAAAGCGCAGCCAAGACTAGGATGAACTTGAGCCAAAGTTTACTAAAGGCCTGAGCATGAGGCATACTGTGGAACAGAAGAGCATTAAAACAGAATTCTGCAACTCAGAGCTCTGTGGTCCCGGGCCTGGACCTTGCAAAGGGTGTACCCCTGGCCCTTCTTTGTATCTTAGCCCCTGCTGCAGAGGCACAGGCCTTCCTGTCCCCGAAGGGGGGCCTTTGGGTGCCTCACTCCAGAGCTAGGACTCTTACTCTCAGCTTTCTCTGGCTTCCCCTGGGGTTCAGCCTCTTTTCCAAACAACTTACTCATCTCCCCATAAGCTACTCACAGTGAAGATAACCTATTACCTGGCCACACCTCACACTTCATACCAGAACAGAATTCTATTACTATTGCAAAACCGAAGGCCCATTAGTGTCTTCCACCAAAACATGAGTCAGAAGAGTACTGGCAGCTTTACCAGGatgatgttttctctctctggccaccAGGCCTTCAAAAATGCCACGGTACACTCGGCCAGAGGCCCCCATTATATGGTGCTCTGCGGTCTCAAATCGGGAACAAGATTTGCTGGCATTGGAGGAGAACCAGCCAGTGAGACTTAGGGCTGAAGCCCGCTCAGGGAGCTGTGGGCAGTCGCAGATGGAGGGGCAGTGAGCTCACGACAACGCATGCACCAGGGCTGACGCCACAAGCCAAGGCACAGACCTGGAGGTGCGGACGCCCTGCAGAAAGACAGAGGGGCCACTTCCGGCCATGGCCTTCCCCACGCGCCTGTGTAGGAACTGGAAGTTAATTCCTGATCACTTTGGCACCCATTTAGGCTTTACTGTTAAGCGTACAATTTAGAGCTAAGTTTTATAGCATGTGTTTCATGCTTTATAACTAGTGCCCCTTAAAGAATCAAACTAgacatgtttaaagaaataaaactatgtaGGCCCAATAAACATTTGGGTCTCTAGCTGGGAGGCTGGACAGCCCCATCTGGATGAGCCAGCTGTCACTCGGCAATGAACTAACTTGCACCAGATACCGTGCTGGTTCAATACATGAGTGTAATGGGATGTGGTCAGTGACTCCACTTCTGATATTGCTGGGAAATGTGCAGCTGTGAAGAAGATAAGGGCAAGCTGACCGGGCTTTTCTAGGCGGACCTTTTTGCCACCTGAACCTGGGACTGTCCACCGCCAGGCTCCAGAAGTGTGGCCGCCCTCCTGGGCAGGGAGGCCAAAGCGTCCGGCTTCAGGCTGGGGGGTCAGCAtatggggaggaggtggaggaagtATCAAGGCCCAGGTAGGGGCTCAGGGGGTGTGGGGCCAAGGGAAGTGAGGGGCAGAAGGGAGGCAGTGGTGGCAAATGGAAGGTCTGAGGGATCCTGAGCCGAAGTAAACCAAATGTTGTTTGAAAAAGAAGTATTGCAAAGGTATAAatattttggtggtggtggtgatggtgactaAACCTTTAGTAACATTCCAGAGCTTCGTTAATATGTACTACTCATTTgtacattttatcatttcttcattAGCCTGGGGGACCACTCATGGCCCTGGTGACACTTATCCTTGCATCTGCCTGGCAGTGTTTTTCGCTGGTGTCCCCTAAGTGATCGGTCACAGGACTCTCAGTGCAGACCGAGTGGGGGGCCTGAAGGAGCCATGGCGAGGAGGGCTGAAATCCATGCCTCTGAGCACTTAGGATAAAAGCAAATCTGGGAACCccagagaaatattttccttgatccGCATTACAGGCCCAACCCCTCCCAGGAAGTGGGCACACAAAGAGCCCCAGGCCGGAGGAGAGTGTGTTGCTCACCCGGAGCCAGTGTTTATTTGCAAAGCTGTTGTGGACAGAAGCTGGGGCCTTTGGAGCCTCTTCCCCAGATCCAGGCACCTGTGGAACATGCACGGTCACACGCACACCATGGTGACATCCAGCAGCTTCTGGATCATCTGGGCGTGGGTGCCGTGGAAGGGCAGCCCATCAACCTCCATGCCCACGTTGCCCGAGACCCCACTCCTGACTTTGTGCCGTACCAGGATGCCCAACATTTTCTGTTcctggaaaaaaatggagaagagatAGAGGTGGTGGAGAGggagttaaaaagaaagcaatacGTACATTTCTAAGTGGAGAGTGCTTGACTTGGTATGGtctcttttctgaaaataaaattttggttaaaaataCTAGTGCCACTGGACGACTCAATGAAAAATAACAGTGCCCTACAGCACACCTTGTGGGCCCCCAAACCCGCTTCCCAGAAGCTCACTTGGAACAATTCGGGATGTTTCTTTTGGCAGCTACCTTCATGGAACTAAATACTATGCTTTTGATGGAAACCTGCATTTTCTTCACAAACACTAACAATTTACTTCTGCAGGGGCAGCGTGGGCTACTTCCTGCCAACATAGCCCTTGCCCAGCTCTGGACTGTCTGCCAGTGGCCTTTGTGCCAGAAGGCCCCCGTTCCTCCCGAGACCCCACCATCAGCCTCCTGTGGGCCACACCCCAAGGCCCACCCGCAGCTGCGTCTAGATTTTACCATGGGGAGTGGGAACATCTACAGGGAGCAGAGCCATGGAGAAAATGCAGCCCCATCCTGGGCCCAGCAGGCAAGGTAGTTTGGGATCAGACAGCTCTGACCTGGGGCTTCTGGCAGGTGTCTTAGCCTTTCTGTgactcagtgtccccatctgtatAAAGGGGAgattaatgatgatgatgatgatgatgatgaagccTCCttacagggctgttgtgaggattaaatgacataatgctAGTAAAGCACCTTAGCACGGTccttggtacatagtaggtgcccaTGAAATGAGGTGAATTCTTACTGGCAGAGCTAGGTCCCCCTGGCCTACAGCCCAGAACTTTCTTCTTCAATTTACTTGCTGGTTTTTTATAAGAGATTTGattcccctccccttctctccctgaaAAAATAAGGGCCCAAAGAACCACTGTCTAAACCTCTAATGTCCATTCCTGGTTGAATAGCTCAGGTCCCCCTGAGGAAGGTGGGAGGTGAAGACAAAGGAGGGGACAGAAGGAGGGGATGAAGGAATCTAGAGAAGGAAGGTCAGGACAGCTTTGAGAAGggctctctccttcctgctcaggCATCTGCATCGGCTGCATCATCCATCAGAGTTTTATTAGGCACATGCCATGTGCCAGGTCCTGCCccagggatacagcagtgaatgtGACATGGTCCCCGTCCCGGGGTGGGGGGTTCACAGTCTAGATGAGTGATCAGGAAGGTATAGTCCAACTCAGGGCAGGGGTACCCAATCCCATTTCCTGGAGTGGCTCAGGAAAGACTTTCTGGAGGAGGGGCCACCAGGACCGCAGGCGGCAGGAGAGCAGGAATGAGCCAAGCCCGCGGCTATGAGGAGAACTCCCCGAAACTTCTCAAAACAGTGGAGAAAGCCTTGGCAAAGGTCTCCTGGGAACTGTCCCTACTCTCAGCTGGCTCGAGAGCCTGCATTTCCATTCTGCCCTGGGGGCCAAGGTGGCAGAGAGGCCCAAAAGTATTTCCAGGCATGCTCTTTGTCCACCAGCCCCTTCCCAGGGGCTACCCAGCCCAGAATGGCATTTCCCGCCCTTTGTTTGGGCAttattctccatttctcttctccattGGCTCATATCCTTTCTTTATGGTGAATACTTCTGGGACCATGGGGCCATTTCCTCCCAGCACACTGCCTGCCCCCACCATTCGTGTCCTTCTGGGTCCTGGGAGGAACCTGGGGTCCTCAGGGTGCACAGGATCGGTCAACAGATGAGAACTGGCTGGCACTCAGCCTCTAAGAGCTGCAGGGAATAGCTGGACCAACAGTGACGGCCTGCACATTTCCAGAAATCACTGAGTGACCACACCATCCTCAAGGAGGCCCCACTGGTGAAGGAAGTGGCAGTGGGGGTCAGGGGGGAGAATGGGCCAGGAGGCTGCTGGACACAGAGCACCCGGAGGCGGCTGCACTGGCCCAGGATGAGAGAGTGGGGCAGGAGAGGCGGCTCAGAGGACAGAAGAGGCTGCAGTGGATAGGGCTTGGGGCCCACATTACTGTGGTTGGGGACAGAGGCCTCAGCCTGGGCTCAGAGGCTGAGTATATGGATGGTCACTATTGGTTTACCTTGGGAGCACAGTAGACTGATATACACGGTTAGGTGAAATTGCTGTTAAAAATGGGCTGGGAGAAAGGGGCCTCCTGGAAGTTGGAACTGTTCTGTACTGTGACCTTGGTGATGAGTGAATGGGTGTACACATACATAACAATTCATCCAGTGTGTTCTTAAAGTTTATGCACTTTACTCTGTGTTTAGtgcattcatttttcttaatttaggaAAGTTATAAAGAAAAGTAGAATGGGATCAAAATGCTGGAAGAGAATAGGAGTGCAACATGAGGCCAGAGGCCATGTTCCTGCCTCTCtgcaccatccatccatctgctATCCATTTGTCCATCAGTCTATTCATCCATCTATTTGTCCACCCAACCATCCATCCAGCTAGCCAGCCGTCCCTCCATCCgtcatccaccatccatccatccagccaTCCTTAGTCCCTCCTGTAAGGTGTCATCAGTTGGCTCTTGGCTCCTGGGAAATGCTCTCCAGCCATTTACTTTGCTCTCAGGTAGAACCCCACAGCACAGCtgggggtaaaattgtaatatttccaaaatatctcgcctggctttagtacatctgcatatcaataggcattcagaggtggaaagaaatgtggctttagtatatttgcatcattcctcaggggtggagagaggttcatgtccatatcagtgggtaatacCTGGGCAACAGgcgggcttatctgaacctgagaggttaaggggaggtccttgcttgcttctgcgggaacaggagagagaaatggccccggactgcagtttgtaagcaataaatgggttttaaactttatttctccctttgactgattttggttttagaggtattttgtcccgggatttcctctccccagacttacaacagccaagggccagggtgggcagggagtgCTCCGGCTGGTGGTGGCCCTCTTCCCTGGGCTCCTCAGCATGGTACCTACTCCTGCTACAGTCATGATCAGACCCCCAAGGACTGTCCCTGAATTTGGGGGCTCAACTTATAAGCAATTCACAGAGCAGAGGTGAGGAGCATTCCTCTGTCCCTAACCAATCAGGCTACACCACCAGCTCAAGCCCAGCATCCCTCGATGGCTCAGGGACCTCCTTGGAATGGCCTTCAGACCTCTGACGTGATGATCCCATGTATTCCTCTGCATACCGCACTCCGGGTCCTCGCCCC
This is a stretch of genomic DNA from Manis javanica isolate MJ-LG chromosome 8, MJ_LKY, whole genome shotgun sequence. It encodes these proteins:
- the GPR68 gene encoding ovarian cancer G-protein coupled receptor 1, whose amino-acid sequence is MGNITADNSSLNCAIDHTIHQTLAPVVYVTVLVVGFPANCLSLYFGYLQIKARNELGVYLCNLTVADLFYICSLPFWLQYVLQHDNWSHGDLSCQVCGILLYENIYISVGFLCCISIDRYLAVAHPFRFHQFRTLKAAVGVSVLIWVKELLASVYFLTHKEVIEDQNRHRVCFEHYPLQPWQRGINYYRFLVGFLFPICLLLASYQGILRAVRRSHGTQKSRKDQIQRLVLSTVVIFLACFLPYHVLLLVRSLWESSCTFAKGIFNAYHFSLLLTSFNCVADPVLYCFVSETTHRDLARLRGACLAFLTCSRTGRAREAYPLGTPEASGKHEEPELLTKLHSASQTPNSSGVGGSPTGGLA